The genomic window TACAGTATGCGGGGGTGTCCCCCATGGACCGGACAGATTCCAGAAATCCGGAGAGTCCGCCCGGAGGGTCCGGGTTTTCTCCCGCCTCCGATCCCGGACCCGTCGTTGCGACGGTTGCACATCCATGGGCCGCCGGGTATCGCCCGCGCCGCGGCGGTGCGGCTCGTCGGGCGCCACGGAGCCGCTCGCGGCTTGAGATTTTGATTGCCAACAATCGGCGACTCGTGTTAAAGACCTACACACTGTGAGCGGGAGTAGCTCAGCTGGCTAGAGCATCAGCCTTCCAAGCTGAGGGTCGCGGGTTCGAAGCCCGTCTCCCGCTCCAGGTTTTTTTATGGCTAGATGCTTGATGGAAGCCTATTTTCAAACCTGCCCGCACGATATACAAGCCCCTTCCCCAACAGTATCCCCAACATTCTCACTGGAAAACGGGCATGAAATCATGGTCTCCGAACCCCTACTTGTGCATCACACCCCGGCCGGCACATGCGCCGGCATATCCGGAAAGGCAGGCTTTTTTAGGTGTAAACCAACCATTTCATGCGCTGCAGTGAAGATCACTCGAGATATTCCCCCAACACTGCTGTCAGGAACTCCCGGAAATCGAAAAGAGTGCCAGAGTAATCGCCTTCCCCCATCATCTCCGGATTCTCACGAGAAAAACTTCAATAAGAGAATAACCGAGTTGAGAGTGTAAATTTCACCCCTTTGCTTCATACCGAAAAAACGAAGCCAGACCATTGAATTGGCTTTCTCACCGCAAATCAAAAAGGAAGAACTCAGACCTCCCCCTTTTCACTCAACCGGGCAGCACTGGGGCCGACTCCTCCGCGAAAGGAACCTTCATGATACCAATGGAAGCGATACAAAACAGTCCGCTTCGGAATCCACAATGTCTTTTCTGAGGCTCCTTCGCAATTGCTCCATAACAGCTTCAGGCACCTTCGCTTCGACGGCGTATGTCAAGCGGATCAATCGGTCTGCCGATTTCGATGGTTTTTCGTGCCCATTTTCCCACCTGGACACCGTGACCCGATCTACTCCGAGTAACTGAGAAAACTCTTTGATCTTCATTCCAAGGTTCTTTCGAAAGAATCGTATTTCGGCCCCTGACAGGCTGATGGGCTTTAGCAAAATGCTTTCGGCGATTGATTTCATGAGTTCCATGGAACGGGGGATTGAGACAATCTCCTCTCCGCAAGCGTTACATCGCCAGATGTCCGCATTGCTCAAGTGGATGTTCTCCAGTCCGCTCTCAAGGAAATGGTGATGCCCCCTCTTGAAAATGATCTCGGTGCTTCCGCAAGTGGGACATGTTTCATAACGACTCAAGGTCGGCTCCATCAAAGATGGTTACGACCAGAACAGAACAAAGACTCAGGATGACCGTGACGGCGACGGCAGAGTCTCCATCGATGGTTGTACCCTGCACCCTGTACTTGAACTGGTCGTGTTTCTCATCACATTCAGGTTGATCTGTGATCTCTCCGTTGACCAGCACTGAGAGGAGATCCTGAAAATGAAAATTCCTCTCGATCATCCTCCTTCGGCAGTGCGAAGTGGTCTGTAGATCACCGCATCTGGCGATTTCCCGAATACGAGTAATCCCCTCCGAAGAACTGAGCGGCTCACTCAAAAGGATAATCTCCGAGGGGATCAGCCGTCAAGAAAAAACGTAACACTATGTTACTAAATCTTGTCCGCTGTGCACTATACCACCGGTCACGGCTCTTGACCAGTTTCCCCGACCGTTCCCCGGACTTTCTTCCAAGGAGGAGAATTCGTCCGACTTTCGCCAAACTTTGACAGACCCGAACCTGCCGGAAAGAAAGACTATCTTTCAGATCGTCATCCGAATGCGTGAGGAATCATCCGTGCGGCCGGGTGAGTCAGGAAGCCCGCACGCGCGCGGGCCGCGCGCATTTTCATATTCGTTGCATTTTCGACTGTAACAATCATATGATTGTGCCCGGAGATAGCCTCCCCTACGGTGTTTCCTGAAGGTCCGCCCACGGCGCATTCCTTTTCGGGGATAGACGGTTGTCGTCGAGGTTCCCCGGGCATCGCCGTTTCAAAGGAAAGTGAACGTGAGACGCACTGCTGTTTCGTCATTGCTGAAAGTATCGATAGTCGTCATAGGGTTTCTTTCACTCGTGTCGTGCACCGCCCACTATGCCGTGAATCCGAAACTGGATTTCAAGGTACGGGAGAACCCCTTCCGCGACAAGCTGGAATCCCCGACGAAGTCCGACGAGTTGTTCCTTATCCTCGCGTTTTCCGGTGGGGGAACTC from Syntrophobacter fumaroxidans MPOB includes these protein-coding regions:
- a CDS encoding type II toxin-antitoxin system MqsA family antitoxin gives rise to the protein MEPTLSRYETCPTCGSTEIIFKRGHHHFLESGLENIHLSNADIWRCNACGEEIVSIPRSMELMKSIAESILLKPISLSGAEIRFFRKNLGMKIKEFSQLLGVDRVTVSRWENGHEKPSKSADRLIRLTYAVEAKVPEAVMEQLRRSLRKDIVDSEADCFVSLPLVS
- a CDS encoding DUF4258 domain-containing protein → MSEPLSSSEGITRIREIARCGDLQTTSHCRRRMIERNFHFQDLLSVLVNGEITDQPECDEKHDQFKYRVQGTTIDGDSAVAVTVILSLCSVLVVTIFDGADLESL